From Astyanax mexicanus isolate ESR-SI-001 chromosome 13, AstMex3_surface, whole genome shotgun sequence, the proteins below share one genomic window:
- the bcas1 gene encoding breast carcinoma-amplified sequence 1 isoform X12, giving the protein MGIRQSLDITVPEKEHGEKKVQNGAPNGHALSGPDLPDAVSLEVSVQQNSEPPAKIQTDIALPTPEPVPAAVISVEVSPDPAVPAETIILTNTETPKLAQTGNFFKMFKKKNEPVIPEPEVTLDVSVQQNSELPALILTDNALPTPEPVPAAVVSVEVSPDPAVPAETITLTNTETPKPVQTANFFKMFKKKNDPVIPEPEVSLDVPVQQNSEPPAMILTDNALPTPEPVPAAVVSVEVSPDLAVPAEMITITNTEPPKPVQKPSLFNRFKKKNEPAIPEPEVSLDVSVQQNSEPPSIILTDKALPTPEPVPAAVVSVEVSPVPAVPAETITITNTGTPKPAQKPSLFNRFKKKNEPVIPEPEVSLDVSVQQNSDLPTMIETDNALPAPEPVPAAVVSVEVSPDPAVPAETITLTNIEPPKLAQKPSLFNRFKKKNEPVIPEPEVSLDVSVQQNSEPPAMILTDNALPTPEPVPAAVVSVEVSPDLAVPAEMITITNTEPPKPVQKPSLFNRFKKKNEPAIPEPEVSLDVSVQQNSEPPSIILTDKALPTPEPVPAAVVSVEVSPVPAVPAETITITNTETPKPAQKPSLFNRFKKKNESVIPEPEVSLEVSVQQNSDLPTMIETDNALPTPEPVPAAVVSVEVSPVPAVPAETITLTNIEPIKPVQKPSLFNRFKKKNEPAIPEPEVTLDVSVQQNSELSAMIETDNALPAPEPVPAAVVSVEVLPDPAVPAETIILTNTEPPKPVQTANFFKMFKKKNEPVIPEPEVTLEVSLQQNSELPIMIETDKALPTPEPVPAAVVSVEVSPDPAVPAETITLTNIEPPKPAQKPSLFNRFKKKNEAVIPEPEASLDVSVQQNSEPPTMIETDNALPTPEPVPAAVVSVEVSPDKAIPTETITITNTETPKPVQKPSLFNRFKKKNEPVIPEPEVTLEVSVQQNSEAPAVTQTDNTLPAPEPVPAAVVSVEVSPDPVISITPANKEPPKLVKKPSLFNRLKKKNEPVIPEPEVSLEVSVQQNSEAPAVTQTDNALPAPEPVPAAVVSVEVSPDPVISITSANKEPPKPVQKPSLFNKFKKKNEPVIPEPEVTLEVSVQQNSEASAVTLTDNPLPTPEPVPAAVVSVEVSPDKAIPTETITLTNTETPKPAQTGNFFKMFKKKNEPVIPEPEANVAEVPEELIVPEMQTDGQKSEPPDIKGSTQAEKVPQGESLSPSAAEVDEDSSSQPEESEAEENPVMNFFKTLVSPTKATKEAAAAPDASKDQSQKETPSAPTPNVPEPMKVPPPPPPAPPKMESKAEPAIKKEEPPAAEAAAAAAGKETPSRAKAKAKDSPFGKLFRPKALLGKVVSKVQAATASGASAPSKTSAPSEVKEEAQPVEVQVDASKTSTLEAAAKPEPPPAPKPEEKKSEKKPSPFANLLKPKVLLGQVSSKIRAAASSAAASVSLATGGAAAEPKKEAPAAAAPAVPDPAASAKAKEEPKPAATAAATAAVTAAAPDNKSVGSADNPSPSIPRKLEKRNSIQLFFKNLGQKRHSDAGVQTEAVAPEKAK; this is encoded by the exons TAACCCTTGACGTATCAGTGCAGCAGAACAGTGAACTGCCGGCCTTGATTCTAACAGATAATGCACTGCCAACACCAGAACCAGTACCAGCTGCAGTCGTATCTGTGGAAGTATCACCCGATCCAGCAGTTCCAGCAGAAACCATCACACTAACCaacacagagacaccaaaaccAGTTCAGACAGCAAACTTCTTCAAGATGTTTAAGAAGAAGAATGATCCAGTGATTCCTGAACCAGAGG tGTCCCTTGACGTACCAGTGCAGCAGAACAGTGAACCACCGGCCATGATTCTAACAGATAATGCACTGCCAACACCAGAACCAGTACCAGCTGCAGTCGTATCTGTGGAAGTATCACCTGATCTAGCAGTTCCAGCAGAAATGATCACAATAACCAACACAGAACCACCAAAACCAGTTCAGAAACCAAGTCTCTTCAATAGGTTCAAGAAGAAGAACGAACCAGCGATTCCTGAACCAGAGG tGTCCCTTGACGTATCAGTGCAGCAGAACAGTGAACCGCCGTCCATAATTCTAACAGATAAAGCACTGCCAACACCAGAACCAGTACCAGCTGCAGTCGTATCTGTGGAAGTATCACCTGTTCCAGCAGTTCCAGCAGAGACCATCACAATAACCAACACAGGAACACCAAAACCAGCTCAGAAACCCAGTCTCTTCAATAGGTTCAAGAAGAAGAACGAACCAGTGATTCCTGAACCAGAGG TGTCCCTTGACGTATCAGTGCAGCAGAACAGTGACCTGCCAACCATGATTGAAACAGATAATGCACTGCCAGCACCAGAACCAGTACCAGCTGCAGTTGTATCTGTGGAAGTATCACCTGATCCAGCAGTTCCAGCAGAAACCATCACACTAACCAACATAGAACCACCAAAACTAGCTCAGAAACCCAGTCTCTTCAATAGGTTCAAGAAGAAGAACGAACCAGTGATTCCTGAACCAGAGG tGTCCCTTGACGTATCAGTGCAGCAGAACAGTGAACCACCGGCCATGATTCTAACAGATAATGCACTGCCAACACCAGAACCAGTACCAGCTGCAGTCGTATCTGTGGAAGTATCACCTGATCTAGCAGTTCCAGCAGAAATGATCACAATAACCAACACAGAACCACCAAAACCAGTTCAGAAACCCAGTCTCTTCAATAGGTTCAAGAAGAAGAACGAACCAGCGATTCCTGAACCAGAGG tGTCCCTTGACGTATCAGTGCAGCAGAACAGTGAACCGCCGTCCATAATTCTAACAGATAAAGCACTGCCAACACCAGAACCAGTACCAGCTGCAGTCGTATCTGTGGAAGTATCACCTGTTCCAGCAGTTCCAGCAGAGACCATCACAATAACCAACACAGAAACACCAAAACCAGCTCAGAAACCCAGTCTCTTCAATAGGTTCAAGAAGAAGAACGAATCAGTGATTCCTGAACCAGAGG TGTCCCTTGAAGTATCAGTGCAGCAGAACAGTGACCTGCCAACCATGATTGAAACAGATAATGCACTGCCAACACCAGAACCAGTACCAGCTGCAGTCGTATCTGTGGAAGTATCACCTGTTCCAGCAGTTCCAGCAGAGACCATCACACTAACCAACATAGAGCCAATAAAACCAGTTCAGAAACCCAGTCTCTTCAATAGGTTCAAGAAGAAAAATGAACCAGCGATTCCTGAACCAGAGG TAACCCTTGATGTATCAGTGCAGCAGAACAGCGAATTGTCAGCCATGATTGAAACAGATAATGCACTACCAGCACCAGAACCAGTACCAGCTGCAGTCGTATCTGTGGAAGTGTTACCTGATCCAGCAGTTCCAGCAGAAACCATCATACTAACCAACACAGAGCCACCAAAACCAGTTCAGACAGCAAACTTCTTCAAGATGTTCAAGAAGAAGAACGAACCAGTGATTCCTGAACCAGAGG taACCCTTGAAGTATCACTGCAGCAGAACAGTGAACTGCCAATCATGATTGAAACAGATAAAGCACTGCCAACACCAGAACCAGTACCAGCTGCAGTCGTATCTGTGGAAGTATCACCTGATCCAGCAGTTCCAGCAGAAACCATCACACTAACCAACATAGAACCACCAAAACCAGCTCAGAAACCCAGTCTCTTCAATAGGTTCAAGAAAAAGAACGAAGCAGTCATTCCAGAACCAGAGG CGTCCCTTGACGTATCAGTGCAGCAGAACAGTGAACCGCCGACCATGATTGAAACCGATAATGCACTGCCAACACCAGAACCAGTACCAGCTGCAGTCGTATCTGTGGAAGTATCACCTGATAAAGCAATCCCAACAGAAACCATCACAATAACCaacacagagacaccaaaaccAGTTCAGAAACCCAGTCTCTTCAACAGATTCAAGAAGAAGAACGAACCAGTGATTCCTGAACCAGAGG TAACTCTTGAAGTATCAGTGCAGCAGAACAGTGAAGCACCTGCCGTGACCCAAACAGATAACACACTGCCAGCACCAGAACCAGTACCAGCTGCAGTCGTATCTGTGGAAGTATCACCTGATCCAGTAATCTCCATCACACCAGCCAATAAAGAGCCACCGAAACTAGTTAAGAAACCCAGTCTCTTCAATAGGCTCAAGAAGAAGAATGAACCAGTGATTCCAGAACCAGAGG TATCCCTTGAAGTATCAGTTCAGCAGAACAGTGAAGCACCTGCCGTGACCCAAACAGATAATGCACTGCCAGCACCAGAACCAGTACCAGCTGCAGTCGTATCTGTGGAAGTATCACCTGATCCAGTAATCTCCATCACATCAGCCAATAAAGAGCCACCAAAACCAGTTCAGAAACCCAGTCTCTTCAATAAGTTCAAGAAGAAGAATGAACCAGTGATTCCTGAACCAGAGG TAACCCTTGAAGTATCAGTGCAGCAGAACAGTGAAGCATCTGCCGTGACTCTAACGGATAACCCACTGCCAACACCAGAACCAGTACCAGCTGCAGTCGTATCTGTGGAAGTATCACCTGATAAAGCAATCCCAACAGAGACCATCACACTAACCAACACAGAAACACCAAAACCAGCTCAGACAGGAAACTTCTTCAAGATGTTTAAGAAGAAGAACGAACCAGTGATTCCTGAACCAGAGGCTAATGTAGCTGAAGTACCTGAAGAACTGATAGTTCCAGAAATGCAGACCGATGGCCAGAAGTCT GAGCCTCCTGACATAAAGGGAAGTACACAGGCTGAGAAAGTGCCACAGGGCGAATCGCTCAGTCCCAGCGCCGCTGAGGTCGACGAAGACTCAAGTTCTCAACCGGAGGAGAGCGAAGCAGAGGAAAATCCAGTTATGAACTTTTTCAAAACTCtt GTGAGTCCGACCAAAGCCACCAAAGAAGCAGCGGCTGCTCCCGATGCCTCCAAagaccag TCACAGAAGGAGACCCCGTCGGCCCCCACGCCAAAC GTACCGGAACCAATGAAGGTGCCCCCTCCTCCGCCGCCGGCACCTCCAAAGATGGAGAGCAAAGCAGAACCAGCCATAAAGAAAGAGGAGCCACCagctgcagaagcagcagcagcagcagctggaaaggAGACCCCAAGCagggctaaagctaaagctaaagacaGCCCGTTCGGCAAGCTCTTCCGTCCAAAG GCGTTGCTAGGCAAGGTGGTGTCGAAAGTTCAGGCAGCAACAGCGAGCGGAGCCAGCGCCCCCTCCAAGACCTCAGCGCCG TCTGAGGTGAAGGAAGAAGCACAGCCAGTTGAGGTGCAG GTAGATGCATCCAAAACCAGCACCCTCGAGGCAGCCGCCAAACCAGAGCCCCCTCCGGCCCCCAAGCCAGAGGAGAAGAAGTCGGAGAAGAAGCCCTCGCCCTTTGCCAACCTGCTCAAACCAAAG GTACTGCTAGGACAAGTGAGCTCCAAGATCCGGGCAGCTGCATCCAGTGCTGCAGCCAGCGTGTCCCTTGCTACTGGAGGAGCG GCTGCAGAACCCAAGAAAGAAGCCCCGGCAGCAGCAGCTCCCGCAGTCCCCGATCCCGCTGCAAGCGCCAAGGCCAAAGAAGAGCCCAAGCCTGCTGCCACTGCCGCCGCCACTGCTGCTGTCACTGCAGCCGCCCCAGACAACAAGTCGGTGGGTAGTGCGGATAACCCTTCGCCCAGTATCCCCCGCAAGCTAGAGAAGAGGAACTCCATCCAGCTGTTCTTCAAAAATCTG GGTCAGAAACGTCACTCTGACGCCGGAGTGCAGACGGAGGCCGTGGCACCGGAGAAGGCCAAGTAA